The following DNA comes from Papaver somniferum cultivar HN1 chromosome 4, ASM357369v1, whole genome shotgun sequence.
AATCAATTCCATCACTAGCTAGCTtttgtttaatttaatttatatggGAGCTTGATCACTAGATCAATATTAATAGTCGTTTGTTTTTGTGGTAACTTTGTAGGGGTGTGATGGCTCAGTTCTCATAGACTCGACGACAGGAAACACGGCCGAGAAAGACTCCCCTGCAAACTTCCCTAGTTTACGAGGTTTTGAAGTCGTGGACACTATAAAAAGCGCACTCGAAACAGCATGCCCGGGTGTGGTTTCTTGTGCTGATATACTTGCATTTGCAGCAAGAGACAGTCTTCTAATAGTAAGTATACAAGAAGAAGGATTCGTTCTAAGATAGGCTCATTCATATTTCTGTGTCTGAAGTAACAATGTTTCGAGGAATCTCCTCCTAGAGCTACGAGGAGTATTAAGAACATATAGTTGATCACCCTTGTACGCATGCACATAAGTAAAATATGAATTGCATATATATGTGCATTTCTGAGCACCATGGGTTTATATTTGTAGCTTTCTTTTGCATGTACAGACAGGAGGAATAGGATACGATGTCCCAGCAGGGAGAAAAGATGGCACGGTTTCATTAGCCTCAGAAACAATAGATTTGCCCCCAGCAACATTTAATGTGGCTCAACTTACTCAAAATTTTGCCAACAAGGGACTGACACAGGAAGAAATGGTGACACTGTCAGGCACTCATACAGTTGGCCGATCTCATTGTACTTCGTTCCGAAACAGACTCTACAGCTTCAATGCAACTGTAAACCAAGATCCAAGTTTAGATGCAACTTATGCAGCCCAACTTAAGCTAAGTTGTCCACAAGCTGACAATGATCCTAATTTAGTCGTACCAATGAACCCCGATAGTCCAAACGTGTCCGATGTTGGATATTTCGTTGATGTTTTAAACAACCGCGGACTGTTTACATCGGACCAGACGCTCTTGACAAACCAATCTACACTTGCTCAGGTGGTCCAGAATGCTCAGGACACTTTTCTATGGAATAACAAATTGATAGCTGCAATGGTGAAAATGGGTAAAATTGGCGTCTTGACTGGAGATGCTGGTCAGATACGATTGAACTGTAGGATACCAAACTAATTATGCACAACGATGGGAAGAAGATATATGGCAAGTGCCAACTGGAAGCGCTATGCTTGACTTAGCTGGTAGTGTCGATTATTGTTTGACAACTTGTTATCAAACTATGTTCCGATTTACAATAGCAACGAACTTATTATTATTTATTCGCCTAAATAAGTCGGCCACctcattaaaaataaataaataaatgaaaatattATTGTGTTAAACTGATATTTCACATGCATACctcttttttgatttatttctgtTTTGTGGATGTACCTCA
Coding sequences within:
- the LOC113273770 gene encoding peroxidase 5-like → MGSNNIITGLISLVLLAACCLSNVEAQLQVGFYRSTCSSAEFIIRNEVFSAFQANNGIAAGLVRLHFHDCFVRGCDGSVLIDSTTGNTAEKDSPANFPSLRGFEVVDTIKSALETACPGVVSCADILAFAARDSLLITGGIGYDVPAGRKDGTVSLASETIDLPPATFNVAQLTQNFANKGLTQEEMVTLSGTHTVGRSHCTSFRNRLYSFNATVNQDPSLDATYAAQLKLSCPQADNDPNLVVPMNPDSPNVSDVGYFVDVLNNRGLFTSDQTLLTNQSTLAQVVQNAQDTFLWNNKLIAAMVKMGKIGVLTGDAGQIRLNCRIPN